The Pseudomonas allokribbensis genome has a window encoding:
- a CDS encoding bifunctional diguanylate cyclase/phosphodiesterase codes for MPRLASVLFLLSLMIWTATADALTLTDEERSWLAAHPDLRLGVDASWPPFEFRDDQNRYQGLAADYIDVIRQRLAIKLTPIEPVSWTVVLEQAKNGTIDLLPGIMSTPERQNYLAFTRPYLDFPIVILAHVGGPQPRKIEDLYGLKIAVVENYAPHELLRTHHPDLNLVAMPNVSSALQALATDEVDAVVGDLASSVWSLRQLKLDGLYVSGETPYRYQLAMGVPRDKKMLVSILDKVLADMSPEEISSIQEHWVGNVLDHRTFWSDLLVYGLPGLLLLVIILAVVIRINRRLSSEIARRIDLEQELRSSEYHYRGLVESLSAIAWEARISDFTYSYVSPHAEDLLGYPLSHWLIPGFWRNIIHPADLTRAQSFCDHEVLAGRDHSLDYRVITADGRCLWVRDIVSLIEHGHEPVMRGLMIDISETKRTEEALRLSEQKFASVFQQCPDILVIARLSDGCLLEVNEAFEEQIGLRAEEVIGQTATELNIWGIPGVGPGLLQRLQAGSIRNLEMPFRRNNGQVFTGLISAEPFELDTTPALVVVVRDISPLKETQQQLQTSEEKFAKAFHASPDGLLLSRQSDGLLLEVNEGFSRITGFNSAMSVDRSALDLGIWVNLNERKQMLDLLHRDGFVRDFTCHIRRSDGQIRLCEVSSRPLPIGDEDCMLTIARDITERHLMQEKLQQAATVFESTAEGVLITDTQQHISAVNRAFTEITGYSESEALGHTPRLLASGLHDSAFYAAMWHQLTDEGHWQGEISNRRKNGELYPSWLTISAVRNRDKFITHFVAVFADISSLKHAQAKLDYQAHHDPLTGLPNRTLFESRLQMALNSQQENGSLGAVLFLDLDRFKHINDSLGHPVGDLLLKGIAVRLKEQLRDIDTVARLGGDEFIILLPGLQQAGDADNIATKLLNCFGAPFQAGEHEFFISASIGTSLYPRDGCDVATLIKNADAAMYRSKAKGRNRVESYTRDLTAQASERVALEHELRRAIEREELYLYYQPKISLDDHSLVGAEALIRWRHPTFGEVPPEHFIPLAEENGMILQIGDWVLETACRQMFEWNQIYESLGPLSVNLAGAQLRQPNLLGRIEQLLKDNRLRPDLLQLEITENFIMSQAEEALAVLHQLKHLGVQLAIDDFGTGYSSLSYLKRLPLDILKIDQSFVRGLPDDPHDAAIVRAIIALGRSMQFTVIAEGVETQAQQQFLAAEGCEQIQGYIVSLPLPPEEFAATFLRIAVSDFSDSTAEKPSL; via the coding sequence ATGCCCAGACTGGCGTCCGTGCTTTTTTTGCTGTCACTGATGATCTGGACCGCAACGGCTGACGCGCTGACTCTGACCGATGAAGAACGTAGCTGGCTGGCGGCTCACCCGGACTTGCGCCTGGGTGTCGATGCATCGTGGCCGCCATTTGAGTTTCGGGACGACCAGAACCGTTATCAGGGCCTGGCGGCGGACTATATCGATGTGATCCGTCAGCGCCTGGCGATCAAACTGACACCAATCGAACCCGTGAGCTGGACGGTGGTGCTCGAACAGGCCAAAAACGGCACCATCGATCTGCTGCCGGGCATCATGTCCACCCCGGAACGCCAGAATTACCTGGCTTTCACCCGCCCCTACCTCGACTTTCCGATCGTCATCCTCGCCCACGTCGGCGGCCCGCAACCGCGCAAGATCGAGGATCTGTACGGGCTGAAGATCGCCGTTGTCGAAAACTATGCCCCTCACGAACTGCTGCGCACGCACCATCCCGACCTGAACCTGGTCGCCATGCCCAATGTCAGCTCGGCCCTTCAGGCCCTGGCCACAGATGAAGTAGACGCGGTGGTCGGCGATCTCGCCTCCAGCGTCTGGAGCCTGCGCCAGCTCAAGCTCGACGGGCTGTATGTCAGCGGCGAAACCCCCTATCGCTATCAACTGGCCATGGGGGTGCCCCGGGACAAGAAAATGCTGGTGAGCATCCTGGATAAAGTCCTGGCCGACATGTCCCCGGAAGAAATCAGCAGCATTCAGGAACATTGGGTAGGCAACGTCCTCGATCATCGGACATTCTGGTCGGATCTGCTGGTCTACGGTTTGCCTGGCCTGTTGCTGCTGGTGATCATCCTGGCCGTGGTGATCCGCATCAACCGCCGCTTGAGCTCGGAAATTGCCCGACGCATAGACCTCGAGCAGGAACTGCGCAGCAGCGAATACCACTATCGAGGACTGGTGGAGAGCCTGTCGGCCATCGCCTGGGAAGCGCGAATCAGCGATTTCACCTACAGCTACGTTTCGCCCCACGCCGAGGATCTGCTCGGTTATCCACTGTCGCACTGGCTGATACCGGGCTTCTGGCGCAACATCATCCACCCGGCAGACCTGACTCGCGCGCAAAGCTTCTGCGATCACGAAGTCCTTGCCGGGCGCGATCACAGCCTCGATTATCGAGTGATCACCGCTGACGGCCGTTGCTTGTGGGTGCGCGATATCGTCAGCCTGATTGAACACGGCCACGAGCCGGTGATGCGCGGTCTGATGATCGACATCAGCGAAACCAAGCGCACCGAAGAAGCGCTACGTCTGTCAGAGCAGAAATTCGCCTCGGTATTCCAGCAATGCCCGGACATTCTGGTGATTGCACGGCTGTCCGACGGCTGCCTGCTGGAGGTCAACGAGGCCTTTGAAGAGCAGATCGGGCTGAGAGCCGAAGAAGTCATCGGCCAGACCGCCACCGAACTCAACATCTGGGGCATTCCCGGCGTCGGGCCGGGCCTGCTGCAGCGCCTGCAGGCTGGCAGCATCCGCAACCTGGAGATGCCCTTTCGTCGCAACAATGGCCAGGTGTTCACCGGGCTGATTTCTGCCGAACCGTTCGAGCTCGATACCACACCGGCGCTGGTCGTGGTGGTGCGCGACATTTCTCCACTCAAGGAAACCCAGCAACAACTGCAAACCTCCGAAGAGAAGTTCGCCAAGGCCTTCCACGCCTCGCCGGACGGACTGCTGCTGTCGCGTCAGAGCGATGGCCTGCTGCTGGAGGTCAACGAAGGTTTCAGCCGCATCACCGGTTTCAACAGCGCCATGTCGGTGGACCGCTCGGCGCTGGATCTGGGGATCTGGGTCAACCTCAACGAACGCAAACAGATGCTTGATCTGCTGCACCGCGACGGTTTCGTTCGCGATTTCACCTGCCACATCCGCCGCAGTGACGGGCAGATCCGCCTCTGCGAGGTGTCCAGCCGTCCACTGCCGATCGGCGACGAAGACTGCATGCTGACCATCGCCCGGGACATCACCGAGCGCCACCTGATGCAGGAAAAACTGCAACAGGCCGCGACCGTGTTCGAGAGCACCGCTGAAGGCGTATTGATCACCGACACTCAACAGCACATCAGTGCGGTGAACCGTGCGTTTACCGAAATCACCGGTTACAGCGAAAGCGAGGCGCTCGGGCATACCCCGCGCCTGCTGGCCTCAGGGCTGCACGACAGCGCATTTTACGCGGCGATGTGGCATCAATTGACTGACGAAGGCCACTGGCAAGGCGAGATTTCCAACCGACGCAAGAATGGCGAGTTATACCCAAGTTGGCTGACCATCAGCGCCGTGCGCAATCGCGACAAGTTCATCACCCACTTCGTTGCGGTATTCGCCGACATCTCCAGCCTCAAGCATGCCCAGGCCAAGCTCGACTACCAGGCCCACCATGACCCGCTGACCGGCCTGCCAAACCGTACGCTGTTCGAAAGCCGTCTGCAGATGGCGCTGAACAGCCAGCAGGAAAACGGCAGCCTGGGCGCGGTGTTGTTCCTAGACCTCGACCGCTTCAAGCACATCAACGACAGCCTCGGTCACCCGGTTGGCGACCTGCTGCTCAAGGGCATCGCCGTACGCCTCAAAGAACAACTGCGCGATATCGATACCGTGGCGCGACTGGGGGGTGACGAATTCATCATCCTGCTACCCGGCCTGCAACAGGCCGGTGATGCCGACAACATTGCCACCAAATTGCTGAACTGCTTCGGCGCACCGTTCCAGGCCGGCGAGCACGAGTTTTTCATCAGCGCCAGCATCGGCACCAGTCTTTACCCCCGTGACGGCTGTGACGTCGCCACCCTGATCAAGAACGCCGATGCGGCGATGTACCGTTCCAAGGCCAAGGGCCGCAACCGCGTCGAAAGCTACACCCGCGACCTCACCGCCCAGGCCAGCGAGCGCGTGGCGCTGGAACATGAACTGCGCCGGGCTATCGAGCGCGAAGAGCTGTACCTCTACTACCAACCGAAAATCAGCCTCGACGATCACTCTCTGGTCGGCGCCGAAGCCCTGATCCGCTGGCGCCACCCGACCTTCGGCGAGGTGCCTCCGGAGCACTTCATACCGTTGGCGGAAGAGAACGGCATGATCCTGCAAATCGGCGACTGGGTGCTGGAAACCGCCTGCCGGCAGATGTTCGAGTGGAACCAGATTTACGAATCCCTGGGCCCACTGTCGGTCAACCTGGCCGGCGCACAACTGCGCCAGCCGAACCTGCTGGGACGCATCGAACAACTGCTCAAGGACAACCGCCTCAGGCCGGATTTACTGCAACTGGAAATTACCGAAAACTTCATCATGAGCCAGGCCGAAGAAGCCCTGGCGGTGCTGCATCAACTCAAACACCTCGGCGTGCAACTGGCCATCGACGACTTCGGCACCGGTTATTCCTCGCTGAGCTACCTCAAACGCCTGCCGCTGGACATCCTCAAGATCGACCAGTCTTTCGTCCGCGGCCTGCCCGACGACCCGCACGACGCGGCGATTGTCCGCGCCATCATCGCCCTGGGCCGCAGCATGCAATTCACTGTGATCGCCGAAGGCGTGGAAACCCAGGCCCAGCAACAATTCCTCGCCGCCGAAGGCTGTGAACAGATCCAGGGCTACATCGTCAGCCTGCCGCTGCCACCGGAGGAGTTCGCCGCGACGTTTCTTCGTATAGCCGTATCAGATTTTTCGGATAGCACAGCCGAGAAACCGTCGCTATAA
- the rpoD gene encoding RNA polymerase sigma factor RpoD yields the protein MSGKAQQQSRIIELIKLGREQKYLTYAEVNDHLPEDISDPEQVEDIIRMINDMGIPVHESAPDADALMLADADTDEAAAEEAAAALAAVETDIGRTTDPVRMYMREMGTVELLTREGEIEIAKRIEEGIREVMSAIAHFPGTVDHILSEYTRVTTEGGRLSDVLSGYIDPDDGITPPAAEVPPPIDAKAAKADDDSEDDDAEASDDEEEAESGPDPVIAAQRFGAVADQMEITRKALKKHGRHNKAAVAELLALAELFMPIKLVPKQFEALVERVRSALDRLRQQERAIMQLCVRDARMPRADFLRQFPGNEVDESWSDALAKGKSKYAEAIGRVQPDIIRCQQKLTALETETGLTIAEIKDINRRMSIGEAKARRAKKEMVEANLRLVISIAKKYTNRGLQFLDLIQEGNIGLMKAVDKFEYRRGYKFSTYATWWIRQAITRSIADQARTIRIPVHMIETINKLNRISRQMLQEMGREPTPEELGERMEMPEDKIRKVLKIAKEPISMETPIGDDEDSHLGDFIEDSTMQSPIDVATVESLKEATREVLSGLTAREAKVLRMRFGIDMNTDHTLEEVGKQFDVTRERIRQIEAKALRKLRHPTRSEHLRSFLDE from the coding sequence ATGTCCGGAAAAGCGCAACAGCAGTCTCGTATTATTGAGTTGATCAAACTGGGTCGTGAGCAGAAGTATCTGACTTACGCCGAGGTCAACGACCACCTGCCCGAGGATATTTCAGATCCTGAGCAGGTGGAAGACATCATCCGCATGATTAACGACATGGGGATCCCCGTACACGAGAGTGCTCCGGATGCGGACGCCCTTATGTTGGCCGACGCCGATACCGACGAGGCCGCTGCGGAAGAAGCAGCCGCTGCGTTGGCAGCGGTGGAGACCGATATCGGTCGCACCACTGACCCAGTGCGCATGTACATGCGTGAAATGGGTACGGTCGAGCTTCTGACTCGTGAAGGCGAAATCGAAATCGCCAAGCGTATCGAAGAGGGCATCCGTGAGGTGATGAGCGCAATCGCGCACTTCCCGGGCACGGTTGACCACATTCTCTCCGAATACACTCGGGTCACCACCGAAGGCGGTCGCCTGTCCGACGTTCTGAGCGGTTACATCGACCCGGACGACGGCATTACACCGCCGGCCGCCGAAGTGCCGCCGCCGATCGATGCGAAAGCCGCGAAAGCGGACGACGATTCCGAGGACGATGACGCCGAAGCTTCCGATGACGAAGAAGAAGCCGAAAGCGGTCCGGATCCGGTCATTGCTGCCCAGCGTTTCGGCGCCGTGGCTGACCAGATGGAAATCACCCGCAAGGCGCTGAAAAAGCACGGTCGTCACAACAAGGCAGCCGTTGCCGAGTTGCTGGCCCTGGCCGAGCTGTTCATGCCGATCAAACTGGTGCCGAAGCAATTCGAAGCCCTGGTCGAGCGTGTTCGCAGTGCCCTGGATCGTCTGCGTCAGCAAGAGCGCGCGATCATGCAATTGTGCGTACGTGATGCACGTATGCCGCGTGCCGATTTCCTGCGCCAGTTCCCGGGCAACGAAGTCGACGAAAGCTGGTCCGACGCCCTGGCCAAAGGCAAGAGCAAGTACGCCGAAGCCATTGGCCGCGTGCAACCGGACATCATTCGTTGCCAGCAAAAGCTGACCGCGCTGGAAACCGAAACCGGTTTGACCATTGCCGAGATCAAGGACATCAACCGTCGCATGTCGATCGGTGAGGCGAAAGCCCGCCGCGCGAAGAAAGAGATGGTTGAAGCAAACTTGCGTCTGGTGATCTCCATCGCCAAGAAGTACACCAACCGCGGTCTGCAATTCCTCGATCTGATCCAGGAAGGCAACATCGGTCTGATGAAAGCGGTGGACAAGTTCGAATACCGTCGTGGTTACAAGTTCTCGACTTATGCCACCTGGTGGATCCGTCAGGCGATCACTCGCTCGATCGCCGACCAGGCCCGCACCATCCGTATTCCGGTGCACATGATCGAGACGATCAACAAGCTCAACCGTATTTCCCGGCAGATGCTGCAGGAAATGGGTCGCGAACCGACCCCGGAAGAGCTGGGTGAGCGCATGGAGATGCCTGAGGACAAGATCCGCAAGGTATTGAAGATCGCCAAAGAGCCGATCTCCATGGAAACCCCGATCGGTGATGACGAAGACTCCCATCTGGGTGACTTCATCGAAGACTCGACCATGCAGTCGCCAATCGATGTCGCCACTGTTGAGAGCCTGAAAGAAGCGACTCGCGAAGTACTGTCCGGCCTTACTGCCCGTGAAGCCAAGGTACTGCGCATGCGTTTCGGTATCGACATGAACACCGACCACACGCTCGAAGAAGTCGGCAAACAGTTTGACGTGACCCGCGAGCGGATCCGTCAGATCGAAGCCAAGGCGCTGCGCAAGCTGCGCCACCCGACGCGAAGCGAGCATCTGCGCTCCTTCCTCGACGAGTGA
- a CDS encoding PBECR2 nuclease fold domain-containing protein — MLMSAAPLVKEAGGQQTWIDLALPDLRTLAREFRSAVIDEVKRADDAQGALKILLAHFGFIDEALLAVTILTPIGNVAVMRDKLAHIVEKRADSRERYVRHAIDTLTGPFEIWRILYDNGGYRLAFINAYEAKNDMLVVVDVRHGHVLWNFMHAPARAMNRHRQGELLYKRYVLQDKQKGEPVGSP; from the coding sequence ATGCTCATGAGTGCTGCGCCACTGGTCAAAGAAGCAGGTGGCCAACAAACATGGATCGACTTAGCTTTGCCCGACCTGCGAACGCTGGCCAGGGAGTTTCGGTCAGCGGTAATCGATGAGGTAAAAAGGGCAGACGATGCGCAAGGCGCCCTCAAGATTCTCCTGGCTCACTTCGGCTTCATCGACGAGGCGCTACTGGCAGTGACCATCCTCACGCCGATCGGAAACGTTGCGGTGATGAGGGACAAGCTCGCCCACATCGTCGAAAAACGCGCTGACTCACGAGAGCGCTACGTTCGGCATGCCATTGATACGCTGACGGGACCTTTTGAAATTTGGAGAATCCTGTACGACAACGGCGGATACCGCCTAGCCTTCATCAACGCCTACGAGGCAAAGAATGACATGCTCGTCGTGGTGGATGTCAGGCACGGACACGTCCTGTGGAACTTCATGCATGCCCCGGCAAGAGCTATGAACAGGCACCGCCAGGGCGAACTTCTCTACAAGAGATACGTTCTTCAGGACAAACAAAAAGGGGAGCCTGTTGGCTCCCCTTGA
- a CDS encoding flavin monoamine oxidase family protein, with protein sequence MNKNNRHPADGKKPITIFGPDFPFAFDDWIEHPAGLGSIPEHNHGAEVAIVGAGIAGLVAAYELMKLGLKPVVYEASKLGGRLRSQAFNGTDGIVAELGGMRFPVSSTAFYHYVDKLGLETKPFPNPLTPASGSTVIDLEGKTHYAQSLKDLPALFQEVADAWADALEAGSQFADIQQAIRDRDVPRLKELWNTLVPLWDDRTFYDFVATSKAFAKLSFHHREVFGQVGFGTGGWDSDFPNSMLEIFRVVMTNCDDHQHLVVGGVEQVPQGIWRHAPERCVHWPQGTSLKSLHHGAPRSGVKKIAHAPDGRFAVTDNNGDTREYAAVLTTCQSWLLTTQIECDETLFSQKMWMALDRTRYMQSSKTFVMVDRPFWKDKDPETGRDLMSMTLTDRLTRGTYLFDNGDDKPGVICLSYSWMSDALKMLPHPVEKRVKLALDALKKIYPKVDIAARIIGDPITVSWEADPHFLGAFKGALPGHYRYNQRMYAHFMQDDMPAEQRGIFIAGDDVSWTPAWVEGAVQTSLNAVWGIMKHFGGSTHKENPGPGDVFNDIGPIALPE encoded by the coding sequence ATGAACAAGAACAATCGCCATCCTGCAGACGGTAAGAAACCGATCACCATTTTCGGCCCGGACTTTCCTTTCGCCTTCGACGACTGGATCGAACACCCGGCCGGTCTCGGCAGCATTCCCGAGCACAATCACGGCGCCGAAGTGGCGATCGTCGGTGCCGGCATTGCAGGTCTGGTGGCGGCTTACGAGCTGATGAAACTGGGCTTGAAACCCGTCGTTTATGAGGCCTCGAAGCTTGGCGGCCGTTTGCGCTCCCAGGCATTCAACGGCACTGACGGCATCGTCGCCGAGCTCGGCGGCATGCGCTTCCCGGTGTCTTCCACCGCGTTCTATCACTACGTCGACAAACTCGGTCTGGAGACCAAGCCCTTCCCCAACCCGCTGACGCCGGCCTCCGGCAGTACCGTGATCGACCTGGAAGGCAAAACCCATTACGCACAGAGCCTGAAGGATCTTCCTGCACTGTTCCAGGAAGTGGCTGACGCATGGGCTGATGCTCTGGAGGCCGGCTCGCAGTTCGCCGATATCCAGCAAGCAATCCGCGACCGCGACGTGCCACGCCTCAAAGAGCTGTGGAACACCCTGGTGCCGCTGTGGGACGACCGCACGTTCTACGACTTCGTCGCCACGTCGAAAGCCTTCGCCAAACTGTCGTTCCATCACCGCGAAGTGTTCGGCCAGGTCGGTTTCGGTACCGGCGGCTGGGACTCGGACTTCCCCAACTCGATGCTGGAAATCTTCCGCGTGGTGATGACCAACTGCGACGATCACCAGCACCTGGTGGTCGGCGGTGTGGAACAAGTGCCGCAGGGCATCTGGCGTCATGCACCGGAGCGCTGCGTGCACTGGCCGCAAGGCACCAGCCTGAAATCTTTGCACCATGGCGCGCCGCGCTCCGGGGTGAAGAAAATCGCCCACGCGCCTGACGGACGCTTCGCGGTCACCGACAACAACGGTGACACCCGCGAATACGCCGCCGTGCTGACCACCTGCCAGAGCTGGCTGCTGACCACCCAGATCGAATGCGACGAAACCCTGTTCTCGCAAAAAATGTGGATGGCGCTCGACCGCACTCGCTACATGCAATCGTCGAAGACATTCGTGATGGTCGACCGGCCGTTCTGGAAGGACAAGGACCCGGAAACCGGCCGCGACCTGATGAGCATGACCCTCACCGACCGCCTGACCCGTGGCACCTATCTGTTCGACAACGGCGACGACAAACCGGGCGTGATCTGCCTGTCGTACTCGTGGATGAGCGACGCGCTGAAGATGCTCCCGCACCCGGTGGAAAAACGCGTGAAACTGGCGCTGGATGCATTGAAGAAGATTTACCCGAAAGTCGACATCGCCGCGCGGATCATCGGCGATCCGATCACCGTGTCGTGGGAAGCCGACCCGCACTTCCTCGGCGCATTCAAGGGCGCCCTGCCCGGCCACTATCGCTACAACCAGCGCATGTACGCGCACTTCATGCAGGACGACATGCCGGCGGAGCAGCGCGGGATCTTCATCGCTGGCGACGACGTGTCGTGGACGCCAGCGTGGGTTGAAGGCGCAGTGCAGACCTCGCTCAACGCGGTGTGGGGAATCATGAAGCACTTCGGCGGGTCCACACATAAAGAGAACCCCGGCCCGGGTGATGTGTTCAACGACATCGGCCCGATCGCCCTGCCCGAGTAA
- a CDS encoding Lrp/AsnC family transcriptional regulator codes for MPDIRPPVLDEIDRQLIAALQINARESVAMLARQLGIARTTVTSRLARLEKAKVITGYGVRLGQRVVDGGLQAYVGIKVQPRSGKEVLRRLSAMAQVQQLCAVSGEFDYVAWLRTDSPEQLDQLLDQIGSVDGVEKTTTSIILSSKIDRGHPV; via the coding sequence TTGCCCGACATCCGCCCACCCGTGCTTGATGAAATCGACCGCCAGCTAATCGCTGCCCTGCAAATCAACGCCCGTGAAAGCGTGGCAATGCTGGCCAGGCAACTGGGCATCGCACGCACGACCGTGACTTCGCGGCTGGCGCGACTGGAAAAGGCCAAAGTCATCACCGGTTATGGCGTGCGCCTGGGCCAACGCGTCGTGGATGGCGGGTTGCAGGCGTATGTCGGGATCAAGGTGCAGCCGCGCTCCGGCAAAGAGGTGTTGCGGCGGTTGAGTGCGATGGCCCAGGTGCAGCAGTTGTGTGCGGTGAGTGGAGAATTTGATTATGTAGCGTGGCTGCGAACCGACTCGCCGGAACAACTGGATCAATTGCTGGATCAGATCGGCAGCGTAGACGGCGTGGAGAAGACCACGACCTCAATCATCCTCAGCAGCAAAATTGATCGCGGACATCCAGTCTGA
- the dnaG gene encoding DNA primase: protein MAGLIPQSFIDDLLNRTDIVDVVSSRVQLKKAGKNYTACCPFHKEKTPSFSVSPDKQFYYCFGCGAGGNALGFLMDHDNLDFPQAVEDLAKAAGMEIPREEGGRSHKPRQPTDSPLYPLLTAAADFYRQALKSHPARKAAVDYLKGRGLTGEIARDFGLGFAPPGWDNLFKHLSSDTLQQKAMIDAGLLIENAETGKRYDRFRDRVMFPIRDTRGRIIAFGGRVLGDDKPKYLNSPETPVFHKGQELYGLYEARKNNRNLDEIIVVEGYMDVIALAQQGLRNAVATLGTATSEEHLKRLFRVVPNVLFCFDGDQAGRNAAWRALEATLSSLQDGRRARFLFLPEGEDPDTLIRAEGTDAFRARINQHAQPLADYFFQQLTEEADPRSLEGKAHLATLAAPLIDKVPGANLRILMRQRLTEITGLSSETVSQLAQSAPQEAPPAYDPGIDYDAIPDYSDYHQPQAQDMYVPQQEWTPKKSGAGGKKWEKKPWDKNGKRGGDRDQPRAPRIPAAVETPIMAALRTVIHHPQLALKVETAGHFADEDNTNTQLLVASLEAVQKNPQLNSFQLISRWHGTEQGRLLTRLAEKEWLINGENLEQQFFDTITSLSARQRERKLEQLSRKSRQSDLSAEEKSLLLELLKRDVPASNPTSTGA from the coding sequence ATGGCCGGGCTGATTCCCCAGAGCTTCATTGACGACCTGCTGAACCGCACCGACATCGTCGACGTGGTCAGCTCGCGCGTGCAACTGAAGAAGGCCGGCAAAAACTACACCGCCTGTTGCCCGTTTCATAAAGAGAAGACCCCGTCGTTCAGCGTAAGTCCCGACAAGCAGTTCTATTACTGCTTCGGCTGCGGCGCTGGCGGCAACGCGCTTGGTTTTCTCATGGATCACGACAACCTGGACTTCCCCCAGGCCGTCGAGGATCTGGCCAAGGCGGCGGGCATGGAAATCCCGCGCGAAGAAGGTGGCCGCTCGCACAAACCGCGACAGCCGACCGATTCGCCGCTCTATCCGCTGCTGACCGCCGCCGCCGATTTTTACCGGCAGGCGCTCAAGAGCCACCCGGCACGCAAGGCTGCCGTGGACTACCTAAAAGGTCGCGGCCTGACCGGCGAGATTGCCCGAGACTTCGGCCTCGGCTTTGCCCCACCGGGCTGGGACAACCTGTTCAAGCACCTGAGCAGCGACACCCTGCAGCAGAAAGCCATGATCGACGCCGGCCTGCTGATCGAGAACGCCGAAACCGGCAAACGCTATGATCGCTTCCGTGATCGTGTGATGTTCCCGATCCGCGATACCCGTGGGCGCATCATTGCCTTCGGTGGCCGAGTTCTCGGCGACGACAAGCCGAAATACCTGAACTCGCCGGAAACCCCGGTATTCCATAAAGGCCAGGAACTCTACGGCCTTTATGAAGCACGCAAGAACAACCGCAACCTCGACGAAATCATCGTCGTCGAGGGCTACATGGACGTCATCGCCCTGGCCCAGCAAGGCCTGCGCAATGCCGTCGCGACGCTGGGCACGGCCACCAGTGAAGAACACCTGAAACGTCTTTTTCGCGTCGTGCCGAACGTATTGTTCTGCTTTGACGGCGACCAGGCCGGCCGCAACGCCGCCTGGCGCGCACTGGAAGCTACGCTGAGCAGCCTGCAGGACGGTCGCCGCGCGCGCTTCCTGTTTCTGCCTGAAGGCGAAGACCCGGACACCTTGATCCGAGCCGAAGGCACCGACGCCTTCCGGGCGCGAATCAACCAGCACGCACAACCGCTGGCGGACTACTTCTTCCAGCAACTGACCGAAGAGGCCGACCCTCGCTCGCTCGAAGGCAAGGCGCACCTGGCCACCCTTGCCGCGCCGCTGATCGACAAGGTGCCGGGGGCCAACCTGCGGATCCTGATGCGTCAGCGCCTGACCGAAATCACCGGTCTGAGCAGCGAGACCGTCAGTCAATTGGCCCAGAGCGCACCACAGGAAGCGCCGCCCGCCTACGATCCAGGCATCGATTACGACGCAATACCGGACTACAGCGACTACCATCAGCCGCAGGCACAGGACATGTATGTGCCGCAGCAGGAATGGACGCCGAAGAAATCCGGCGCCGGCGGCAAGAAATGGGAAAAGAAACCCTGGGACAAAAATGGCAAACGTGGTGGTGATCGCGATCAACCGCGTGCCCCACGGATACCGGCCGCCGTCGAAACACCGATCATGGCCGCCCTGCGAACCGTGATCCACCACCCGCAGTTGGCCCTGAAAGTCGAGACCGCCGGTCACTTCGCGGACGAAGACAATACCAACACCCAGCTTCTGGTGGCCTCGCTTGAGGCCGTACAAAAGAATCCTCAGCTAAACTCTTTTCAGTTGATCTCGCGATGGCACGGCACCGAACAGGGTCGATTGCTGACCCGCCTGGCAGAAAAGGAATGGCTGATCAACGGAGAAAACCTTGAACAACAGTTTTTCGACACCATAACTAGCTTGTCCGCCCGCCAGCGCGAGCGAAAGCTGGAACAACTTTCCAGGAAATCACGTCAAAGCGATTTGAGCGCCGAAGAAAAATCTTTGCTGCTCGAGTTGCTTAAACGGGATGTTCCTGCATCAAACCCGACCTCAACTGGCGCGTGA